In the genome of Ctenopharyngodon idella isolate HZGC_01 chromosome 16, HZGC01, whole genome shotgun sequence, the window TGTGTATAGTTGTGTGTGCTGCAGCAATGCAAAGTCCAGTTCTCAGTTATTGCAATTGCTGGAAAACGATGCATGATGAATACGAATTAAGTGAGTGAAGGAGGGAGAGGGGAACAGTGTTTATTCAGCAGTCTGACTGCCTGTGGATAGAAACAGTTGGCCATTGTGGAGGTTCTGGCCTGAAGGGACCTGTACCTCCTACCAGAGGACAACAGGTGGAACAGGCTGTGTGCTGGATGGAACCGGTCTCTTATGATGTTGTGTGTCCTACGCAGGCAGCGGGAGGTGTACATAAaacaacataacagaaactcttctaaattgggagcaaagcattaaacactactaaatcccccaattaacattaataacacaaaaaaaaacattatataacacttaattttagcatttattctccctttcgagtgtcatgaaaagcatgctgggaaataataatcccagcccagtttcaggtaaatttaagtttgtctaaattaaaagaaacaagttcattcaactcaaaaaatgaaacaattcagattacttaaaatgtgtcggtttcatgaactcaaaagaaaaagttctaaatacttataaaagttaatttgattgaaataatttgtttaatttgagtttgccctactcaaaccaattaattattttgagtgttaaggccccgatatacttaaaacgaagttctttttcattctcgTTTAggagtaaaaaaaagtttgaaatacaTGAACAGTGATATACTGTAATCGAGCATCTGACGCCACTTACACTGATGAGAGTGAcggttagatgaatatgtaaatatgagcTGTGCACTTTcttctcagtaacaaaataaacacaacaaaaatgagaaaacagcaagcattttttctagaaagcataagaaaagtGTCTGATCATAACACATGTTAGCACGAGCTCTGCAAATTGGCACTCCTGtcaaatcacatttatttatatagcactttattcaatagattgcttaaaagcaagcagctttatagtatcaaacatgaaaaacagtttcagtgcctcatttcatcagaagcacaATTCCATGTTGTActatccagtgtgttcatgttttcacccgCAGAGATCTTATCTCGACGAGCTCAACAGACGAAATGAGCCAGAGAAGAGTCCCGcgtgaaagaaggcggagcctcagcgcACACCTCCTATTACGTTATTGacacggaccaatggtagtacgaaGGTGTTTTACAGCTGAAGCAAACTTTTCCTgaaagttcgctttggcaagctgtttcaaactcccAAAACGAACACAAaatgaactttgttttggcctgattttgttcgaaatgacgtcacatcagttcgttcttcaATTTCGTTTATCAGGTCctttagggtttacagtgattttagTACTGACAATTTAAATACAGATCATGCATGTGGTCTCATTACAAAATGTCCTACATTTCTGTTTATTGAACTTAAAATAGTACAATATTACTTCATTAAAAAATCATATCTCAAGTATCTCTCgtgtcattttatttatgttgcTTCACTATTCTTGCTATATAATATGCAAACGCACTTGTCCTGACAGTGTTGAGGTCACTGGACAGTGCACTTTCTAAGCCTACAAAGTCAAATGCACTTCTGTCTAGGCTGTTGACGACAAAAATCTGCTGTTCAGACAGTTTTGCTGTCTGAAGCTCTTGTGTATATTGTGCCCGTAGCCCATCAAGTATCTCAGCTTCATCGCAGTACAAATCTTTTTGCGTCTGTAGATGACAGTCTACTTTGGTTTGGACCAAGAGATAATGCTTCCTTAGTCCTTCAACTGCTTTGGCTAGTTTTATATGCCGTGCCTTCTGCCAGTCTGATACAATGATGATATAGAAGTCATAACAATTCAGGACTTGTTTCATCTCATACATTGAGTAATCCATGACTGCCTCTATGCCGGATACATCCCAGAACCGGACATCTGGGTATCCAGGACTCATTGCTGGGTTGCTGATGGATGCTGTTGCTGCACCACACACCTCATTCTCTGGCCCAATTAAGGCATTTACCAGAGTCGATGCTCCAGACCCCGTCTCACCCAAAACTGCAACATCTAGCTGAAAGTGACTTAGAGCCTCCAGTACAACGCTGACTTTTGCGGCTCCAAAGCCTGTGCGCTTATACATATTTTGCAATGCTGTGATGTCGTCAGCTTGAAGTTTCCCAGTCTGTTGGATGTGGTTCGTAGCATGCCTAAAGTAATAAAGAAATATCAATTAATGATAGGGTGATGTGACAATTATTTATTGTCCTCTCTATTCAACTATTCAGAAATACACTAAAAATGCCATTCAAACATTCAATTACTTCAATAAACCTCATCTATGATCTAAGATCAAGCATAGcattagttctggcaggtcatgtTAGTCAAGCTTGCATCAGCTGATGCCCAGGTGActcacgtctacctataggaatacaacgcctatcacagcattcatatataagctccttcaatattatcagcagctatcgCATTTCTCAGGAGGTAATTACCCTCCTctatccccagctcctcctcttgtccagtcaggatttggccttCTGATTCCCCTTTAAATCACTAAGTTCTCGAATTAtgtatacaaacccgattccaaaaaagttgggacactgtacaaattgtgaataaaaaaggaatgcaatgatgtggaagtttcaaatttcaatattttattcagaatacaacatagatgacatatcaaatgtttaaactgagaaaatgtatcattttaagggaaaaataagttgattttaaatttcatggcatcaacacatctcaaaaaagttgggacaaggccatgtttaccactgtgtggcatcccctcttctttttataacagtctgcaaacgtctggggactgaggagacaagttgctcaagtttaggaataggaatgttgtcccattcttgtctaatacaggcttctagttgctcaactgtcttaggtcttctttgtcgcatcttcctctttatgatgcgccaaatgttttctatgggtgaaagatctagactgcaggctggccatttcagtacctggatccttcttctacgcagccatgatgttgtaattgatgcagtatgtggtctggcattgtcatgttggaaaatgcaaggtcttccctgaaagagacaacgtctggatgggagcatatgttgttctagaacttggatatacctttcagcattgatggtgcctttccagatgtgtaagctgcccatgccacacgcactcatgcaaccccataccatcagagatgcaggcttctgaactgagcactgataacaacttgggttgtccttgtcctctttagtccggatgacatggcgtcccagttttccaaaaagaacttcaaattttgattcgtctgaccaaagaacagttttccactttgccacagtccattttaaatgagccttggcccagagaaaacgcctgcacttctggatcatgtttagatatggcttcttttttgacctatagagttttagctggcaacggcgaatggcacggtggattgtgttcaccgacaatgttttctggaagtattcctgagcccatgttgtgatttccattacagtagcattcctgtatgtgttgcagtgccgtctaagggcccaaagatcacgggcatccagcatggttttccggccttgacccttacgcacagagattgttccagattctctgaatctggaacaatattatgcactgtagatgatgataacttcaaactctttgcaatttttctctgagagactcctttctgatattgctccactatttttcaccgcagcattgggggaattggtgatcctctgcccatcttgacttctgagagacactgccactctgagaggctctttttatacccaatcattttgccaattgacctaataagttgcaccTAAATTGACCTAaactccagctgttccttatatgtacatttaacttttccggcctcttattgctacctgtcccaacttttttggaatgtgtatctctcatgaaatccaaaatgagccaatatttggcatgacatttcaaaatgtctcactttcaacatttgatatgttatctatattctattgtgaataaaatataagtttatgagaactgtaaattattgcattccttttttattcacaatttgtacagtgtcccaacttttttggaatcgggtttgtacattaaattattgaacATCAATGATAACTGCTTatttatgttggttctgttctgtttaccctaaggggggttattgctgctcttcctgctcttatccatgctagtcCGCATGGACGCACAGGGacttcttgcccagaacagaaccataccgccaatccaaactctatgcaattatcaatcatatttgatgatagtggtcctgacagaaagaAAGATACGTTTACACGACATCGATGtagtaaaaatggaaaagtttttcctttgcttttttcgTGTACAGACAACAGCGTTGTCAAAGCGATCCCCGTTCACAAGTAtccgcgaaaacgactaaaaacactgCATTATGCATAACAGGCCAGTAGTTGGAAAATGTCACcttgtaaagaaacattactatagactgaacacatgtaatacgcatgcacacaacgtcaccgttttcacaaattcacgtttttttgtgtttacatggagatgataatggtacagttttcaaaaacttgcacttttaaACTcgatttcaaaaacttgcacttccaggccaccaaaacggtgttgtgtaaatgaacagccaaaatgcataCAAAGTTtcccgtttttagttgaaaattgtgtcgtgtaaacggcccctcaaTTGTGATGTTTGATTTCAGGTATGaagtaatataataatgaagaaaaaagcctcattataaaatgaaattcttgaaaaagaaaaatttcaTCAAGTACCCCGGTGGCTCACCCCGGTGGCTTTAGGACTTACTACTATTTTGAACaagtatttatttacagtacatACTCACCTTGCTTTCATCCATCCTCCGTGAAACAACTTGTCCAGAAAACTTGAAAATACTTCTGCTCTAAGCTGAGAAACCTCATCCTTAAAAGTGTCCGTAAGCTTTTGCATCTCATAATTTTGTGTTTCATGTGCTGAAACTAGGAACACATGGGGGTCCAATTTCTTCTCCTTCAGATACTTCTCACAGTCTTGTCTCATTTGATCCAATGCATGTTTTTCAgagaattttcttttctttctttgggACATCATATCATTATCAACTTTTGttctaatgaaataaaatggctTCTTTCGTTGCCCAATTTCGTC includes:
- the irgq1 gene encoding uncharacterized protein irgq1, with amino-acid sequence MDGFYMPEKIQEDHFNKIKDVFASESPEEIPHQLISLLEVFDHFKIDIAVTGESGAGKSSLINAFLGLNPDDRRAASTGSVETTKEATMYQYPNLPHVKLWDLPGMGTPTFTSKNYVKTMNFDLYDMFMVVISERVRENNMILIDEIGQRKKPFYFIRTKVDNDMMSQRKKRKFSEKHALDQMRQDCEKYLKEKKLDPHVFLVSAHETQNYEMQKLTDTFKDEVSQLRAEVFSSFLDKLFHGGWMKARHATNHIQQTGKLQADDITALQNMYKRTGFGAAKVSVVLEALSHFQLDVAVLGETGSGASTLVNALIGPENEVCGAATASISNPAMSPGYPDVRFWDVSGIEAVMDYSMYEMKQVLNCYDFYIIIVSDWQKARHIKLAKAVEGLRKHYLLVQTKVDCHLQTQKDLYCDEAEILDGLRAQYTQELQTAKLSEQQIFVVNSLDRSAFDFVGLESALSSDLNTVRTSAFAYYIARIVKQHK